In the genome of Candidatus Thermoplasmatota archaeon, the window TTACCAAAAATTTAAGTCTTGCAATTGCAGAGTCTTGCACAGGTGGCTTAATAACAAATTTGCTGACAAACGTTCCTGAAGCGAGTAGATTCTTGATAGATTCTAGAATACCTTATACTGAGAAGGCAAAGAAGGCACTTGGAATAACTGATAAATTAATTGAGAATTTTGGTCCTGTGAGTGCTGAAATAACTTTAGAGCTCGCTAAAAAAGTGATGGAGTTAAACAACACCGATTTAGGGTTGGGGGTTACTGGCTA includes:
- a CDS encoding CinA family protein; the encoded protein is MRTLAKTDVYALEHEVSNLLLTKNLSLAIAESCTGGLITNLLTNVPEASRFLIDSRIPYTEKAKKALGITDKLIENFGPVSAEITLELAKKVMELNNTDLGLGVTGYAGPSGERLGEAFVAIVSKEKELCRKFKFVGSREEIKERIAEEALRLLKEYIEGWK